The nucleotide window AAACCCCTGGACCCGCCGAAACCTCCAGGAGCATCTGCCCCTCTGGTTCTCCGGGCCTCTGGCCCGCTAGTTCCGCGGGCGGTCCGGCTGCGCGAACCTCTCCCGCAATTCGATCTTGCGCACCTTCCCGGAGACCGTCATCGGGAAGGACTCCATGATCTGCAGCCGGCTCGGGACCTTGTAGTGCGCCAGCCGGCCCTCGCAGAAGGCCCGCAGGTCCGTGAGCGTCGGTGGCTCACCGGGATCGCGCGGGACCACGCAGGCGAGCACCTCCTCGCCGTACCGTTCATGGGCCACGCCGACCACCTGCACGTCGGCGATCTTCGGGTGCGCGTACAGGAACTCCTCGATCTCGCGCGGGTAGATGTTCTCGCCACCCCGGATGATCATGTCCTTGATGCGGCCGACGATCTGTACGTATCCGTCGTCGAGCATCACCGCCAGGTCGCCGGTGTGCATCCACCGCCCGGCGTCGACGGCCTCGGCGGTCCTCTCCGGCTCGTCCCAGTAGCCGAGCATCACGCTGTAGCCGCGGGTGCACAGTTCACCGGCCGAGCCGCGCGGCAGGGTCACCCCCGTCGCCGGGTCGACGACCTTGACCTCGATGTGCGGCAGGACCCGTCCGACCGTGCCGGTGCGGTGCTCCAGGTCGTCGTCGCGGCGCGTCTGCAGGGAGACGGGCGAGGTCTCCGTCATGCCATAGCAGATGGACACCTCCGCCATGTGCATCTCGGCGACCACGCGTTTCATCACCTCGACCGGACAGGGCGAGCCCGCCATGATGCCGGTCCGCAGGGAGGAGAGGTCGTACGTCGCGAAGTCCGGCAGGTTCAGCTCCGCGATGAACATGGTCGGTACGCCGTACAGCGAGGTGCAGCGCTCCTCCTGCACGGCCCGGAGCGTCGCCGCCGGGTCGAAGGAGGGCGCCGGGACGACGATGCACGCGCCGTGCGAGGTGGCGGCGAGGTTGCCCATGACCATGCCGAAGCAGTGGTAGAAGGGCACGGGTACGCAGATCCGGTCCTGCTCGGAGTAGGCGATCGACTCCCCCACGAAGTACCCGTTGTTGAGGATGTTGTGGTGGGAGAGGGTCGCGCCCTTGGGGAACCCCGTGGTGCCCGAGGTGTACTGGATGTTGATCGGGTCGTCGCAGGACAACCCGGCAGCCCGCGCGGGGAGTTCGGCGTGCAGTTCGGCGGTCGCGCGGTCGAGCAGCGCGTCCCAGCTCGGGTCGCCGATGTACACGGTCTCCCGCAGCTCGGGACAGGTGGCGCGCACCTGCCCGACCATCGCCCGGTAGTCGCTCGTCCGGTGGCTCAGGGAGGCGAAGAGCAGCGAGATCCCGGCCTGCTTGAGGACGTACTCGACCTCGTGGGTGCGGTAGGCCGGGTTGATGTTCACCATCACGGCGCCGATGCGGGCGGTGGCGTACTGGACGAGCACCCACTCGGGACAGTTGACCGCCCAGATGCCCACCCGGTCGCCCTTGGTGACCCCGGCGGCGAGCAGCGCGCACGCCAGCCGGTCGACGTCCTCGGCGAACCGGGCGTAGGTCCAGCGGCGGCCCGACGGCACGTCGACGAGCACCTCGCGGTCCGGCCAGCGGGCCACCGCCCGGTCGAGGTCGGCCCCGACGGTGTCCCCGAGCAGGGCCGTGTCGCTCACCCCGTGCGCGTACGACAGCTGCGGGTGCGGCGGTTGCGCGTGCGTCGGCTGCACGTGCGTCGGCTGCGCGTACGTCGGTCGCGTGTGCGTCGGCTGCGCGTGCGTCGGTTCGGTCACCGGAAGTCCTCCTCGCGGTACTCGGCGTCCGACCCGGCCGCCGTGGCCTCGCGCAGCTCGATCCGCCGGATCTTCCCGGACACGGTCTTGGGCAGGGCGCCGAACTCCAGCCGGCGCACCCCGCTTGTAGGGGGCGAGGACCGTGCGCGCGTGCTCGAAGAGCAGCTTCGCGGTGTCGGGCCCCGGCTCCCAGCCCTCCGCCAGCACGACGTACGCCTTCGGGACGGCGAGCCGCAGTTCGTCCGGCGCGGGCACGACGGCCGCCTCGGCGACGGCCTCGTGCTCCAGCAGCGCGCTCTCCAGCTCGAAGGGGCTGATCTTGTAGTCGCTGGCCTTGAAGACGTCGTCGCTCCTGCCCACGTACGTGAGGTACCCGTCGGCGTCGCGCGAGCCGATGTCCCCGGTGCGGTAGTGACCGCCCGCCATCGCCTCGGCCGTACGGTCCGGGTCGCCGTGGTAGCCGGTCATCACGCCCACGGGCCGCACGGACAGGTCGAGCGCGATCTCGCCCTCCGCCGCGCCCGGGGCGCCCGACACGGGGTCGAGCAGTTCGACGCGGTAGCCCGGGCTGGGCCGTCCCATCGACCCCGCCTTCAGTGGCTGACCGGGGCTGTTGCACACCTGGACGGCCGTCTCGGTCTGTCCGAAGCCGTCCCTGACGGTGACGCCCCAGGCCCTGCGCACCTGCTCGACGACCTCGGGGTTGAGCGGCTCACCGGCGGCGACGGCCTCGCGCGGAGGCGTGCGCAGCCGGCTCAGGTCGGCCTGGATGAGCATGCGCCACACGGTGGGCGGCGCGCAGAACGTCGTCACCCCCGCCCGGTCCATCTCCGCCATCAGCCGGCCCGCGTCGAAGCGCGTGTAGGAGTGGATGAAGACGGTCGCCTCCGCGTTCCAGGGGGCGAAGAGGTTCGACCAGGCGTGCTTGGCCCAGCCGGGCGAGGAGATGTTCAGGTGCACGTCGCCCGGCTTCAGGCCGATCCAGTACATGGTCGCCAGATGGCCGACCGGGTACGACACATGGGTGTGCTCGACGAGTTTGGGCCGGGCGGTGGTGCCCGAGGTGAAGTAGAGCATCAGCGGGTCGTCGGCCCGGGTCGGACCGTCCGGCGTGAAGGGGCCGTGGTCGTGGCGGTGGACGTCCTCGTACGCGTGCCAGCCCGCGCGGTCGCCCCCGACGGCGATACGCGTGTAGTCGCCGGGCACCTCGTCGAACTTCGCCGTGTCCTCGGCACGCGCCAGGACGTGCCGGACCCGGCCCCGCCCGACGCGGTCGCGCAGGTCGGCCGGCCCGAGCAGCGGGGTGGCGGGGATTACCACGGCACGCAGCTTCATCGCGGCCAGGGCCGTCTCCCACAGCTCGGCCTGGTTGCCGAGCACGACGAGGATCCGGTCCCCGGCGCGGACGCCCAGCCCGCGCAGCCACGCCGCGGCCCGGTCGGAGCGCGCGGACAGCTCGGCGAAGGACAGCTTCGTCTCCCGGCCGTCCTCCTCGACGATGTGCAGCGCGGTCCGGTCGTTGTCCCGCGCGATGGCGTCGAACCAGTCGAGCGCCCAGTTGAAGTACTCCGGGCGGGGCCAGGAGAAGCCCTCGTAGGCCGTGGTGTAGTCCTCGCGGTGCTGCAGCAGGAAGTCCCGCGCGTTGCGGAAGTCCTCCGTCGGCGTCGTCGGCGGCGTCGTCATCCGTCCTCCTCGGTCCCGGGGCATTGCGGGGCGGCTGTCCCCCATCGTGTAATCCGTGATGCGGATCTCACCACCCCCGGACGGGGGTGGTGACGGTGAAGGGACGAGCACGTGGCGACTGGCGCGGCCGAGGCGGTGGAGATGCGCGGCGCGCTGATGCGGCTGCGGCGGGAGACGGGGCTGGCCGTCGCGTTCGGCGGGCTGGTCGAGCCGGGCCGCGGTCAGGTCCGCATCAGCGAGCTGAACGGTACGACGACGACGGCCCTGAGCGCGCTGGCGGTGTCATCGGGCAACGGACTGGGCGGCAAGGCGGTCGCCCTCGCCCGGCCGTGCGCCGTGACGGACTACTCCTCGTCCCGGCGGATCAGCCACGAGTACGACGGCGCGGTCGCCGCGGAGGGGCTGCGGTCCGTCCTCGCCGTACCCGTCGTCGTACGGCGCCGGGTGCGCGGTGTCCTGTACGGGGCTCTGCGCTCGGCCCGGCCCCTGGGTGACCGGATCCTGTCCGCGGCGGTGGAGGCCGCACGGGACGTGGAGCAGTCACTGGTCGTACGGGACGAGGCGTACGGCCTGCTGGCGGCGGCCCGCGCGCGCGGCGCGGACGGAGGGGCCACCGGGTCCGGAGGATTCCCCGGAGCCACGGGGGTGCAAGAGGCACACGGGGTGCAAGGGGTGCAGGGGGCGCACGGCATGGCCTGGGAGCGGCTCCGGGAGGCGCACGGGGCGCTGCGTGCGCTGGCGCCGCGTGTCGTGGACCCCGCGCTGCGGGCCGAACTGCTGGCGGTCTGCGCGACGCTGGCGGCCACCCCCGGCCCACTGTCCGCGACGGTCCCGCGGATCCGGCTCACCCCGCGCGAGCTGGACGTTCTGGCGTGCGTGGCGGCCGGCGCGACCAACGCGGCGGCCGGGTACCGGCTCGGACTGCGCGCCGAGACGGTGAAGGCCTACCTGCGCTCGGCGATGCGCAAGCTGGGCGCGCACACGCGCCTGGAGGCCGTGGTGGCGGCGCGGCGGGCGGGGCTGCTGCCGTGAAGGTCCGTACCTCTTCGCGTGTTCCCCGCATGTGCGGGACCCATGAAATCCCGTATACCGAATCTCTGTTATTTCCCTCACGGTCGGACCACCCGAATTCAAGGCCCTCTTTGCATAATATTGATCCGACACGACTTGAGAGGAGCGGTGCGCGTGCGACGGGATTTCGAGGAGCCTGTCAGACCCCGTTCCGAGCAGGTCAGCAGGCAGGTCGGCAGACCGGACACCGGCCGGGTCATCGGCCGGGAGGAGTTGCTCGGACGAGCGCGTGACCAGCTCTCCCGAGGGGGCAGCCTCCTCCTGCACGGGCCGCCCGGAATAGGAAAGTCGACCGTCCTGCGGGCTATTACCACGGAATATGCCGAATCCGCCCGGACGGTGTTGCGCTGCTCGGCCACCGAGTCCGAATCGCATCTGCCGTTCCTGGCGCTGGTCGATCTGCTGGGTCTGGTCGCCGACGAGGTCGCGGACACCCTGCCCGCCCCGCAGCAGGCCGCACTCGAAGCGGCGCTCACCGGTCGCGCCGAGTCCTCCCTGCACCAGGACGGCCTGGCACTGCGGCTGGCCGTCCTGTCGGTGCTGCGCGCACTGGCGGCCAGGGGCCCCGTGCTCCTCGTCGCGGACGACCTGCAGTGGCTGGACGCGCCCAGCGCCGAACTGCTGGGATTCGCCGCCCGGCGCCTGGGCGGCATGCCGGTGCGGATGCTCGGCGCGGTGCGCACCGGCACCGAACCGAAGGAGCAGGAGCACGACCTGTATCTACGCGCGTATCCGCCGGAGACGCTGGCCCTGCGGCTGGCTCCGCTGTCCCGGCCGCAGGTCTCCGAGCTGCTCGTCTCCCGTGGGTATCCGGACCTGAGCCGCTCGACCCTGCGGGACATCCACCACACCAGCGGCGGAAACCCCCTGTTCGCGCTGGAGCTGGGCCGCGCCCTGGCCGAGAGCCCGACGCCACCCCGGCCCGGTGAGCCGCTGCCCGTGCCGACCTCGCTGCGCGCGCTCGTGCTCAGCCGTCTGGAACTGCTGTCCGCCGAGGCCCGGCAGACCCTCCTCGTGGCGAGCGCGGGAGCCCGCCCCGCCCAGGCGCTGCTCGAAGCCGCGGGCCGTACGGACGCGGAGGCGGAGATCGCCCTCGCGGCCTCGCTCGGACTGGTGACCGCCCAGGGGCAGGACGGCAGGGGCCCGGACGGGCAGGAGGGCGCCGTACGGTTCGCGCACCCCC belongs to Streptomyces sp. V3I8 and includes:
- a CDS encoding AMP-binding protein produces the protein MSYAHGVSDTALLGDTVGADLDRAVARWPDREVLVDVPSGRRWTYARFAEDVDRLACALLAAGVTKGDRVGIWAVNCPEWVLVQYATARIGAVMVNINPAYRTHEVEYVLKQAGISLLFASLSHRTSDYRAMVGQVRATCPELRETVYIGDPSWDALLDRATAELHAELPARAAGLSCDDPINIQYTSGTTGFPKGATLSHHNILNNGYFVGESIAYSEQDRICVPVPFYHCFGMVMGNLAATSHGACIVVPAPSFDPAATLRAVQEERCTSLYGVPTMFIAELNLPDFATYDLSSLRTGIMAGSPCPVEVMKRVVAEMHMAEVSICYGMTETSPVSLQTRRDDDLEHRTGTVGRVLPHIEVKVVDPATGVTLPRGSAGELCTRGYSVMLGYWDEPERTAEAVDAGRWMHTGDLAVMLDDGYVQIVGRIKDMIIRGGENIYPREIEEFLYAHPKIADVQVVGVAHERYGEEVLACVVPRDPGEPPTLTDLRAFCEGRLAHYKVPSRLQIMESFPMTVSGKVRKIELRERFAQPDRPRN
- a CDS encoding LuxR C-terminal-related transcriptional regulator, which translates into the protein MATGAAEAVEMRGALMRLRRETGLAVAFGGLVEPGRGQVRISELNGTTTTALSALAVSSGNGLGGKAVALARPCAVTDYSSSRRISHEYDGAVAAEGLRSVLAVPVVVRRRVRGVLYGALRSARPLGDRILSAAVEAARDVEQSLVVRDEAYGLLAAARARGADGGATGSGGFPGATGVQEAHGVQGVQGAHGMAWERLREAHGALRALAPRVVDPALRAELLAVCATLAATPGPLSATVPRIRLTPRELDVLACVAAGATNAAAGYRLGLRAETVKAYLRSAMRKLGAHTRLEAVVAARRAGLLP